The proteins below come from a single Iocasia fonsfrigidae genomic window:
- a CDS encoding SDR family NAD(P)-dependent oxidoreductase, which yields MDFNLSGKVAIVTGGGGGLGAAISEVLAAEGANVMINYIVDERKVMEFVESLNKKYESKAISLYGNISDENDIDNIFNKANEVYGKVDILVNCAGVWPKAYVKDMEVKDFRRTLKVNLEGPFMLSKKMVNHLIERKSKGKIVNIVSQAAFHGSTSGHAHYAASKGGLVTFTVSLAREVAKYGINVTAVAPGIMRTSMIGDNPEKYIDRIPLKRISEPEEVAYTVAFLASDKADYITGATIDVTGGMLMR from the coding sequence ATGGATTTTAATCTTTCGGGCAAAGTTGCAATAGTTACTGGAGGAGGTGGTGGGCTTGGTGCTGCCATATCAGAAGTTTTAGCTGCTGAAGGTGCTAATGTAATGATAAATTATATAGTTGATGAAAGAAAGGTGATGGAATTTGTTGAATCACTTAATAAAAAATATGAAAGTAAAGCCATATCTTTATATGGAAATATTAGTGATGAAAACGATATAGACAACATATTTAATAAAGCTAATGAAGTATATGGTAAAGTAGATATTCTTGTAAATTGTGCAGGAGTTTGGCCTAAAGCTTATGTTAAAGATATGGAAGTAAAAGATTTTAGAAGAACTTTAAAAGTTAATCTTGAAGGACCTTTTATGTTATCTAAAAAAATGGTTAATCATTTAATAGAAAGAAAAAGTAAGGGTAAAATTGTGAATATTGTTTCTCAGGCTGCTTTTCACGGGTCAACTAGTGGTCATGCTCATTATGCGGCTTCAAAAGGTGGACTAGTTACTTTTACGGTTTCTCTAGCTAGAGAAGTAGCCAAATATGGAATAAATGTAACTGCAGTAGCACCCGGTATTATGAGAACATCTATGATTGGAGATAATCCAGAAAAATATATTGATAGAATTCCTTTGAAAAGAATATCTGAGCCAGAAGAAGTAGCGTATACAGTTGCTTTTCTTGCATCAGATAAAGCAGATTATATCACTGGTGCCACAATAGATGTTACTGGTGGAATGTTGATGAGGTAA
- a CDS encoding DeoR/GlpR family DNA-binding transcription regulator: MKLQRIEKIKEYIKLHRNCTSKQLCDIFNVSMATMRRDINELAKRGVVKKVYGGVSFIDNKDSNYPNNVKFSEKLDRIGKQAASLVEDGDIILISSGTTTYHMIPHLRNKKNLTVITNNVLIITEALKYNNFRLIVIGGDLQRNTNSIISLDAVNLLEKVNAHKLFMGTNALSLTAGLTNSSFIEAQVKQTMINTSNKTIVLLDHNKFDAVSLYTFLHIKDLDILITDKEPDKKYIENFKENNIQLIVANEKSTN, encoded by the coding sequence TTGAAATTACAACGTATAGAAAAAATAAAAGAATACATAAAACTACATAGAAACTGCACTTCAAAACAATTGTGTGATATTTTTAATGTATCCATGGCCACTATGCGTAGAGATATTAATGAACTAGCTAAAAGAGGCGTCGTTAAAAAAGTTTATGGTGGCGTATCATTTATAGATAATAAAGATAGTAATTATCCAAATAATGTTAAATTTTCGGAAAAACTCGACAGAATCGGCAAACAAGCAGCTTCACTAGTGGAAGATGGCGATATCATTCTTATTAGTTCAGGTACTACAACTTACCACATGATACCTCATTTAAGAAATAAAAAAAATCTTACAGTAATTACAAACAATGTTTTGATCATAACTGAAGCATTAAAATATAATAACTTTCGCTTAATTGTAATCGGAGGTGATCTACAAAGAAATACCAATTCAATAATTAGTCTAGATGCTGTTAATTTATTAGAAAAAGTTAATGCCCATAAACTCTTTATGGGAACTAATGCATTATCGTTAACTGCTGGTTTAACGAATTCTTCATTTATAGAAGCACAAGTAAAACAAACTATGATTAATACAAGCAACAAAACCATTGTACTATTAGATCACAATAAATTTGACGCTGTTTCACTCTATACTTTTTTACATATTAAAGATCTTGATATTCTTATTACTGATAAAGAACCTGATAAAAAATATATTGAGAATTTTAAAGAGAACAATATTCAACTTATTGTTGCTAATGAAAAATCAACTAACTGA
- a CDS encoding secondary thiamine-phosphate synthase enzyme YjbQ, whose protein sequence is MKSYREYLYFDTNNRVELINITDKVVDIIKKSQIKEGLCLVNAMHITASVFINDDEPGLHNDYKKWLEELAPHEPISQYQHNGFEDNADAHLKRQIMGREVVVAITEGNLDFGPWEQIFYGEFDGRREKRVLVKVIGE, encoded by the coding sequence GTGAAATCTTATAGGGAATACTTATATTTTGATACTAACAACAGGGTAGAATTAATAAATATTACTGATAAAGTTGTAGATATAATTAAAAAAAGTCAAATAAAAGAGGGATTATGCCTGGTCAATGCCATGCATATAACGGCCAGTGTTTTTATTAATGATGATGAACCTGGTTTACATAATGATTATAAAAAGTGGCTAGAAGAGTTAGCTCCACATGAGCCTATTTCCCAATACCAACATAATGGTTTTGAAGATAATGCAGATGCACATTTGAAACGGCAGATTATGGGGAGAGAGGTTGTTGTAGCTATCACTGAAGGGAATCTTGATTTTGGTCCCTGGGAACAGATTTTTTATGGTGAATTTGATGGTAGGAGAGAAAAAAGGGTTCTTGTTAAGGTAATAGGTGAATAA
- a CDS encoding DegV family protein: protein MGLQLVTDSAADLPENIINQFDIVVEPLTVNLDDKVYRDGETIKPVELFHGMREGRVYKTAQVSVGQFKDLFTKYAQEKQSCLYLAFSSELSGTCQAAVIASAQVREEFPDFEIEIIDTKCASLGEGMVVYKTAQLIEDGVSREEVIEAARFYAKHMEHIFTVDDLEYLYRGGRVSKASAFIGGVLNIKPILDVEEGRLIPIEKKKGRKRVFKRILGLMEERGMDISGQEIAISHGDDLEAAEKLADMIRERFKPKGIIINMISATIGAHAGPGTLSVFFLNDNYNK, encoded by the coding sequence ATGGGTTTACAATTGGTAACAGATAGTGCAGCTGATCTGCCGGAAAATATAATAAATCAGTTTGATATAGTAGTTGAGCCATTAACAGTTAATCTGGATGATAAGGTTTACAGGGATGGGGAGACGATTAAACCTGTTGAGCTATTTCACGGGATGAGAGAGGGTAGGGTGTATAAGACAGCACAGGTCTCAGTTGGACAGTTTAAGGACTTGTTCACTAAATATGCTCAAGAAAAGCAGAGCTGTCTTTATCTTGCTTTTTCTTCTGAACTTTCCGGTACTTGTCAGGCAGCCGTAATAGCCAGTGCTCAAGTTAGAGAGGAGTTCCCTGATTTTGAGATAGAAATAATTGATACTAAATGCGCTTCTTTAGGCGAGGGGATGGTAGTATATAAGACTGCACAACTAATTGAAGATGGTGTCAGTAGAGAAGAGGTAATAGAGGCAGCAAGGTTTTATGCTAAACATATGGAACATATTTTTACTGTTGATGACCTTGAGTATCTATACCGCGGAGGGAGGGTTAGTAAGGCCTCTGCTTTTATTGGCGGTGTGCTAAATATAAAACCAATTTTGGACGTAGAGGAAGGACGTCTTATCCCTATAGAAAAAAAGAAGGGCAGGAAACGTGTTTTTAAACGAATCCTGGGGTTAATGGAAGAACGGGGTATGGATATCTCGGGACAGGAGATAGCCATTAGTCATGGTGATGACCTGGAGGCTGCTGAAAAATTAGCTGATATGATTAGGGAGAGGTTTAAACCTAAGGGAATAATAATAAATATGATCAGTGCTACTATTGGTGCACATGCCGGTCCGGGAACGCTGTCAGTATTTTTCTTGAATGACAATTATAATAAATAG
- a CDS encoding PTS galactitol transporter subunit IIC produces the protein MIIINSLISMGPSVMMPVIFFLLALIFGVKVGKAFKAGMLIGIGFEGISLVIGLLLNSLGPAAQAMVERFGLNLTVIDSGWPVGATIGWGSPIVPFVVFGALGINIIMLLLNLTKSVNIDIFNYWHFLLTGGVVYAVTNSILIATISCLITFIIVLVIADKTAPRIQKEFDLKGISFAHATSAVYAPIGILINWIIGKIPGLRKIEANPETINNKFGIVGEPLTLGTILGVLLGILAGFNVTKILTLGIKVAAVMVLLPAMINVLVDGLVTVRDAAETSLKKRFPNREFYIGLDTALLVGDPAVLATGLLMIPAALLLAVILPGNKVLPFVDLASLVFLIPMVTPYCKRNIFRIFISGLVILTLILYAGSDIAVHFTKAAEIANVSLPEGVQESTGMTSLVGGATSPLGWLFIRLSMLFS, from the coding sequence ATGATAATTATCAATTCACTTATTAGTATGGGGCCATCGGTAATGATGCCAGTGATTTTCTTTTTGCTTGCTTTAATATTTGGGGTTAAAGTTGGTAAAGCATTCAAAGCAGGTATGTTAATTGGAATTGGGTTTGAGGGTATCAGTTTGGTTATAGGTTTATTACTTAATAGTTTAGGACCTGCAGCTCAAGCTATGGTTGAAAGATTTGGATTGAATCTTACTGTTATAGATTCTGGGTGGCCAGTAGGTGCAACTATTGGTTGGGGATCACCGATTGTTCCATTTGTTGTTTTTGGCGCCTTAGGTATAAATATTATTATGTTATTACTTAATTTAACTAAATCGGTTAATATTGATATTTTTAACTACTGGCATTTTTTATTAACTGGTGGTGTTGTATATGCAGTAACAAACAGTATATTGATTGCAACTATAAGCTGTTTAATAACATTTATTATAGTTCTGGTTATAGCGGATAAAACTGCTCCAAGAATTCAAAAAGAATTTGACTTAAAAGGTATTTCATTTGCACATGCTACTTCTGCTGTATATGCTCCTATAGGTATATTAATAAATTGGATTATTGGAAAAATACCAGGATTACGGAAAATAGAAGCAAATCCCGAAACAATTAACAATAAATTTGGTATTGTGGGTGAGCCATTGACTTTAGGTACAATTTTAGGGGTATTATTAGGAATATTAGCTGGATTTAATGTTACAAAAATTTTGACACTTGGTATAAAGGTTGCTGCTGTAATGGTTTTATTACCTGCAATGATAAATGTACTTGTAGATGGATTGGTAACAGTTAGAGATGCAGCAGAAACTTCATTGAAAAAAAGATTTCCAAACAGAGAATTCTATATTGGATTAGACACAGCGCTTTTAGTTGGAGATCCAGCAGTATTAGCAACAGGATTGCTTATGATACCTGCGGCATTGTTGTTAGCAGTAATTTTACCTGGAAATAAAGTATTACCATTTGTGGATTTAGCTTCATTAGTATTTTTAATACCAATGGTAACACCTTATTGTAAGAGAAACATATTTAGAATATTTATAAGTGGACTTGTTATATTAACTTTAATTTTATATGCAGGTAGTGATATTGCTGTCCATTTTACTAAGGCGGCAGAAATTGCTAATGTTTCTCTTCCAGAAGGAGTACAAGAATCTACAGGAATGACAAGTTTAGTTGGTGGTGCGACATCACCTTTAGGATGGTTATTTATTAGATTATCAATGCTATTTTCATAA
- the sat gene encoding sulfate adenylyltransferase, whose amino-acid sequence MIKPHGGRLVNKEVSGDKRENILEYLKEMPLLMLSRRDLTELENIGVGLYSPLEGFMNEEEYNGVVEEMRLSNGTVWPLPIVLGVSKNKAAELKIGSKIALASQAGKVYGILKLEDKFIPDKEKEAQYVYRTRDRNHPGVAALDRRGEVLLGGELILVNRLTDLPFTSYRHDPIDVRREFRKRGWKQVAAFQTRNPIHRAHEYLQKCALEITDGLFLSPLVGETKSSDIPAKYRIKSYEVVIDKIYPSSRVYLTVFPVAMRYAGPREAVFHALCRKNYGCSHFIVGRDHAGVGNYYGTYDAQLIFDEFAEEEIGITPLKFEYSFYCTKCQGMATAKTCPHDKSYQISLSGTRVRELLRQGERPPVEITRPEVVDVLIEAMIQQEEN is encoded by the coding sequence ATGATAAAGCCACATGGGGGAAGGCTTGTTAATAAAGAAGTATCTGGGGATAAAAGGGAAAATATACTGGAGTACTTAAAGGAAATGCCTCTACTTATGCTTAGTAGGCGGGATTTAACGGAACTTGAAAATATTGGGGTTGGGCTTTATAGTCCATTAGAGGGATTTATGAATGAAGAGGAATATAATGGGGTTGTTGAAGAGATGCGTCTGTCTAATGGTACGGTCTGGCCGCTGCCGATTGTACTGGGGGTTTCAAAAAATAAAGCTGCTGAATTAAAAATAGGAAGCAAGATTGCTTTGGCTAGTCAAGCTGGTAAGGTGTATGGGATTCTGAAACTGGAAGATAAGTTTATACCTGATAAGGAGAAAGAGGCTCAATATGTTTATCGGACAAGGGATAGAAATCACCCTGGTGTTGCTGCACTGGATCGAAGGGGAGAGGTTCTGCTTGGAGGAGAGCTTATACTGGTCAACCGTTTAACAGATTTACCTTTTACCAGTTATCGTCATGATCCTATAGATGTTCGTCGGGAATTTCGTAAAAGGGGATGGAAACAGGTAGCTGCTTTTCAGACCCGCAATCCCATTCATCGGGCACATGAATACCTTCAGAAATGTGCCTTAGAAATTACTGATGGTTTATTTTTGTCACCACTGGTAGGCGAGACAAAAAGCAGTGATATACCAGCCAAATACAGGATTAAAAGTTATGAGGTTGTGATAGATAAGATTTATCCCTCCAGTAGGGTCTATTTAACGGTTTTTCCAGTTGCTATGCGCTATGCTGGTCCCAGGGAGGCTGTGTTTCACGCTCTATGCCGTAAAAACTATGGTTGCAGTCATTTTATTGTCGGACGTGACCATGCTGGTGTAGGTAATTATTATGGTACATATGATGCTCAATTAATTTTTGATGAGTTTGCTGAGGAAGAAATAGGTATTACCCCTTTGAAATTTGAGTATTCTTTTTATTGCACAAAATGTCAGGGGATGGCCACTGCTAAGACATGTCCCCATGATAAGTCCTATCAGATTAGTTTGAGTGGTACCAGGGTAAGGGAGTTACTACGCCAGGGAGAACGTCCGCCAGTAGAAATTACCAGACCTGAGGTAGTAGATGTATTAATAGAGGCAATGATCCAGCAAGAGGAGAATTAG
- a CDS encoding 2-hydroxyacid dehydrogenase, translating into MSAKIMGIGDLLIPQEYIKTGFKGFEDQGIGVETIQWDLASYEELQNINLMVETGGSEAYEPGQYILDATKDADIIITQFCPITKRLIDNCNNLKMIGVLRGGYENINVNYANEKNIVVMNTPGRNANAVADFTVGLLISECRNIAKSHLELKKGEWVRDYFNADSVPDLSYKTVGIIGLGQIGQKVAQRLKGFEMDIVAYDPYLKDPIDGIKMLSLKELMQVSDFVTLHARLTKETEKLINEELINLMKPTAYIINSARSGLIDEKALYEALKAGKIVGAALDVFDEEPPGKEYPLVTLENATVTPHLAGGTKDAFINSPILLSKEMVKVIGNQESRFVVNKDIYNQVKDKWIFKK; encoded by the coding sequence GTGAGTGCGAAAATAATGGGCATAGGTGATTTGTTGATACCCCAAGAATATATTAAAACAGGTTTTAAAGGGTTTGAAGATCAAGGGATTGGGGTTGAAACTATTCAGTGGGATTTGGCAAGTTATGAAGAATTACAAAATATAAATCTTATGGTTGAAACTGGTGGTAGTGAAGCATATGAACCAGGACAATATATATTAGATGCAACTAAAGATGCAGATATTATTATTACACAATTTTGTCCTATTACAAAACGACTAATAGATAATTGCAATAACCTAAAGATGATTGGTGTACTTAGAGGTGGATATGAAAATATAAACGTAAATTATGCAAATGAAAAAAATATAGTTGTAATGAATACTCCAGGAAGAAATGCTAATGCTGTTGCAGATTTCACAGTAGGTTTATTGATATCAGAATGTAGAAATATTGCTAAAAGTCATTTGGAATTAAAAAAAGGGGAATGGGTAAGAGATTACTTTAATGCTGATTCTGTTCCAGATTTATCATATAAAACAGTAGGAATTATAGGGTTGGGGCAAATAGGACAAAAAGTTGCTCAAAGATTAAAAGGATTTGAAATGGATATAGTTGCTTATGATCCGTATTTGAAAGACCCTATAGATGGGATAAAAATGCTTAGTCTTAAAGAACTGATGCAAGTTTCTGATTTTGTAACATTGCATGCTAGATTAACAAAGGAAACAGAAAAGCTTATAAATGAAGAATTAATTAATTTGATGAAACCAACAGCTTATATTATCAATTCAGCTAGATCAGGATTAATAGATGAAAAAGCATTATATGAAGCTTTGAAAGCTGGAAAGATTGTAGGGGCGGCATTAGATGTTTTTGATGAAGAGCCACCAGGAAAAGAGTATCCTTTAGTAACACTTGAAAATGCAACTGTAACTCCACATTTGGCAGGAGGAACTAAAGATGCTTTTATAAATTCACCAATTTTGCTATCTAAAGAGATGGTAAAAGTTATTGGAAACCAAGAATCAAGATTTGTTGTAAATAAAGATATTTATAATCAAGTAAAAGATAAGTGGATTTTTAAAAAATAA
- a CDS encoding FGGY-family carbohydrate kinase has translation MQKYLLGIDNGGTMSKAALYDLEGKEVAVASCKTEMIMPAPGFTERNMNEMWQANVSAIKEVINKSGINSENIVGIATTGHGNGMYLVDKEGKPAYNGIISTDTRANDYVEKWYSDGTFEKVLPKTMQSIWAGQPVALLSWFKDNKPQILENTKWVFMCKDYIRYCLTGEAHAEITDISGTNLMNVKDVKYDNNLLQEFDIEDVLELLPPIKYSSEIFGYVTEEVAKLTGLKEGTPVAGGLFDIDSCAIATGIADEEKLCIVAGTWSINEYISKEPIVSKDLFMTSLYCMEGYWLTTEASPTSASNLEWFVSQFLGEEKNQGLEDNKSVYDYSNEYVESVSADEFNIIFLPFLFGTNVDVTAKSCFLGLNGWHTKAHILRAIYEGVVFCHKAHLDKLMAYRKAPKAIRIAGGAARSKVWVQIFADILQIPIEVTTSTELGTLGAAICAGIATNKFESYKDAANSMVEVAYTCYPNPDNKEVYDKKYSLYRETIDALSLLWDKFK, from the coding sequence TTGCAAAAGTATTTATTAGGTATTGATAATGGTGGGACGATGTCAAAAGCTGCGCTATATGATTTGGAAGGAAAAGAAGTTGCAGTGGCAAGCTGTAAAACTGAAATGATCATGCCAGCACCTGGATTTACTGAAAGAAATATGAATGAGATGTGGCAAGCTAATGTAAGTGCAATAAAAGAAGTTATTAATAAATCTGGTATTAATTCTGAAAATATAGTTGGAATTGCAACTACAGGTCATGGTAATGGTATGTATTTAGTTGATAAAGAAGGAAAGCCAGCGTATAATGGAATTATTTCTACTGATACTAGAGCAAATGATTATGTAGAAAAGTGGTATTCTGATGGTACTTTTGAAAAAGTTTTACCAAAGACAATGCAGTCAATTTGGGCTGGACAACCTGTTGCCTTATTGTCATGGTTTAAAGATAATAAACCACAAATATTAGAAAATACAAAATGGGTATTTATGTGCAAGGATTATATAAGATATTGTTTGACTGGTGAAGCTCATGCAGAAATAACAGATATCTCAGGTACGAATTTAATGAACGTAAAAGATGTTAAATATGATAATAATTTATTACAAGAGTTTGACATAGAAGATGTTTTAGAATTATTGCCACCAATAAAATATTCTTCAGAGATTTTTGGGTATGTAACAGAAGAAGTTGCAAAGCTAACAGGATTAAAGGAAGGAACACCTGTAGCTGGAGGATTATTTGATATTGATTCATGTGCTATTGCAACAGGTATTGCAGATGAAGAAAAACTATGTATAGTTGCGGGAACATGGAGCATCAATGAATATATAAGTAAAGAACCTATAGTTTCGAAAGATTTATTTATGACTTCGTTATATTGCATGGAAGGATATTGGCTAACGACAGAAGCAAGTCCAACTTCTGCAAGTAATTTGGAGTGGTTTGTTTCTCAATTTTTGGGTGAAGAAAAAAATCAAGGTTTAGAAGATAATAAATCTGTATACGATTATTCAAATGAATATGTTGAAAGTGTATCAGCTGATGAGTTTAATATTATTTTCTTACCATTTTTATTTGGTACAAATGTAGATGTAACTGCAAAATCATGTTTCCTTGGTTTAAATGGATGGCATACTAAAGCACATATCTTAAGAGCTATATATGAGGGTGTAGTATTCTGTCATAAAGCACACTTAGACAAGCTAATGGCATATAGAAAAGCTCCTAAAGCTATAAGAATTGCGGGAGGTGCGGCTCGTTCGAAAGTATGGGTACAGATATTTGCAGATATTCTTCAAATACCTATTGAAGTTACAACTAGTACAGAGTTAGGTACATTGGGTGCAGCGATTTGTGCTGGAATTGCAACAAATAAATTTGAATCATATAAAGATGCTGCAAATTCTATGGTAGAAGTAGCTTATACTTGTTATCCTAATCCAGATAATAAAGAAGTTTATGATAAGAAATATTCTTTGTATAGAGAAACTATTGACGCATTATCACTTTTATGGGATAAATTTAAATAA
- a CDS encoding PHP domain-containing protein — MSADLHIHSTYSDGSFPPEQLVKMAKENGLSTIALADHDTVEGVPEMIALGKEMGIEVIPAIEFSTVREKAEVHILGYYMDYISRDFLKRVEAFFTARLDRAREMVNRLNQLGINIHYEDVTKLAGDKYIGRPHLAMALKQAGYIKETDDAYTNELIGNGGKAYVPKFQLKPVEAISIIKEAGGIAVLAHPYFINRGKPFGEEEIRELTEYGLDGLEVYHSKHSEKTSQYYLEIAEKLNLLVTGGSDFHGENTPGIQVGDVRIDDQRVKKLKDYLGIS; from the coding sequence ATGTCAGCAGACCTTCATATACATTCAACATATTCTGATGGGAGTTTTCCTCCTGAGCAATTGGTTAAGATGGCTAAAGAGAATGGTTTAAGTACTATTGCCTTAGCTGATCATGATACTGTTGAGGGTGTTCCAGAGATGATTGCATTAGGTAAAGAGATGGGAATTGAGGTTATCCCGGCCATAGAATTTTCAACGGTCAGAGAAAAAGCAGAAGTCCACATCTTGGGTTATTATATGGATTATATATCCAGGGATTTTTTGAAAAGAGTTGAGGCCTTTTTTACGGCCAGACTTGACAGAGCACGGGAGATGGTTAATAGGTTGAACCAGCTGGGAATAAATATTCATTATGAGGATGTAACAAAACTTGCTGGGGATAAATATATCGGCCGTCCCCATCTGGCTATGGCTTTAAAACAGGCTGGTTATATTAAGGAGACAGATGATGCCTATACAAATGAACTGATTGGTAATGGAGGTAAGGCCTATGTTCCCAAGTTTCAGTTGAAACCGGTTGAGGCAATTTCTATTATCAAAGAAGCAGGTGGTATTGCTGTACTGGCCCATCCCTATTTTATTAATAGGGGCAAACCCTTTGGTGAAGAGGAGATAAGGGAATTAACTGAATATGGTCTGGATGGTCTTGAGGTTTATCACTCTAAACACAGTGAAAAGACCAGCCAATATTATCTGGAAATAGCAGAAAAACTAAATTTACTGGTGACTGGTGGTAGTGATTTTCATGGGGAAAATACACCTGGTATCCAGGTAGGGGATGTTAGAATAGATGACCAGAGGGTTAAAAAATTAAAAGACTATCTGGGAATAAGTTAG
- a CDS encoding class II fructose-bisphosphate aldolase: MGLVSLKEILGDARKKQYAVPAFDTSNYNMVSSVVDVAEELRSPVILMGLKPDLTDDQFDHLAVTMKTIAEKATVPVCIHLDHATNSEIIKKAISQGYSSVMFDGSVLPLEENIKKTKEVVDYAHEYGVSVEAELGHVGDGIVGCSESEGEHKSTLTDPKEMEYFIKETEVDALAVSIGTAHGVYVAKPELDIKLLKELNQVSTVPLVMHGGSGTPDNMIEKSAKNGICKINIFSEILNAFFTAMKEKLNSTDNMSMWPHMAYEEPTKAMKETIEAKILLFGSNNRY, encoded by the coding sequence ATGGGATTAGTTTCATTGAAAGAAATTTTAGGAGATGCGCGCAAAAAACAGTATGCAGTTCCAGCTTTTGACACTAGCAACTACAATATGGTTAGCTCAGTAGTGGATGTTGCAGAAGAGTTGAGATCACCAGTAATTTTAATGGGTTTAAAACCAGATTTAACTGATGATCAATTTGACCATTTAGCTGTTACGATGAAGACAATTGCAGAAAAAGCAACAGTGCCAGTTTGTATTCATTTAGATCATGCTACAAATTCTGAAATTATTAAGAAGGCAATTAGTCAAGGGTATTCTTCTGTTATGTTTGATGGGTCTGTACTACCACTAGAAGAGAATATTAAGAAAACAAAAGAAGTGGTAGATTATGCTCATGAGTATGGAGTTTCAGTAGAAGCTGAATTGGGACATGTTGGAGATGGTATAGTAGGATGCTCTGAATCAGAAGGAGAACACAAAAGTACGCTTACTGATCCAAAAGAAATGGAATATTTTATAAAGGAAACAGAAGTAGATGCATTAGCAGTATCTATTGGAACAGCCCATGGGGTTTATGTTGCAAAACCAGAACTTGATATTAAATTATTGAAAGAATTAAATCAGGTATCTACTGTACCATTGGTTATGCATGGCGGTTCTGGAACACCAGATAATATGATTGAGAAATCAGCAAAAAATGGTATTTGCAAAATAAATATTTTCTCAGAGATATTGAATGCATTCTTTACTGCTATGAAAGAGAAACTTAATAGCACAGATAATATGTCAATGTGGCCGCATATGGCATATGAAGAGCCTACAAAAGCTATGAAAGAAACTATTGAGGCAAAAATATTATTGTTTGGATCAAATAATAGGTATTAA